From the Chryseobacterium sp. G0201 genome, the window AACCACAAAAGTTCCCACACCCTGTTGAACGCTCAATACTCCTTTAATAGATAAAATTTTTATAGCCTCGCGTATGCTTGATCGTCCTACACCGTAGATTTTCATCAGTTCTGGTTCGATGGGTAATTTTTCACCTACTGGAAATGTATCATTAATTATTCCTTCGATAAGGTTTTCTGCTACTTCCTGAGCTAATGTTTTTCTTTGAATTTGCATATTATATACGTCTTATCATCTGATGATTGCAAAGGTAAGCTTTTTATGAATAAGATAGAATAAATTATGTAATAATAGTTTATAGGTAAAAGCAAAAAAGAGACTTTAAAAAATAAAGTCTCTTTTGTAGCCCGTAGGGGAGTCGAACCCCTCTTACCAGAATGAAAATCTGAGGTCCTAACCGATAGACGAACGGGCCATCTACCAAACTGTAATTAGATTACAGGGTTAGTATTTTGTTTTTATAAGTTTCAACTCTTATTTTAATTACCCGGTTAGTAGTAATTAAGTTTTGTAGCCCGTAGGGGAGTCGAACCCCTCTTACCAGAATGAAAATCTGAGGTCCTAACCGATAGACGAACGGGCCAACTATTCTTATTAAGCTAGTTTATTAACGTGCTTAGTTAATTTGCTTTTCAAGTTAGCTGCTTTGTTTTTGTGGATAATATTTTTCTTAGCTAATTTATCCAATAAAGAGATAACTTTTGGCAATTGCTCAGTAGCAGCAGCTTTGTCTTCTTCATTTCTTAAAACCTTCAAAGCTGTTCTAGCAGTCTTGTGATAGTATCTGTTACGAACTTTTCTAACTTCGTTTTGTCTTATTCTTTTTAATGCTGATTTATGATTTGCCATATCGTTTAAATGTGAGTGCAAAAATAAAAACTTTTTTGATACCTGCCAAATTATTTTTGACTTTTTTTGAAAAATTTTAATTTTCTTCTGAAAGGTACTTTTTAAGCTTATCTATTGCTTGTTCTATTTTAAAATTTTCTTGTTCTTTATCTATTCTTTTGATAATATTTTCCAACATTATCATTGCGTTGTTCCATTCTCCGGTGGTGTTGGTGAAGGTTAGTCCGTCAATTGTAACTTCCATCGCTCCTCTTTCTCCACTCTTGTAAAGTCTGAAACTTATTTTATCATCCTTGCCTATTATCCCATCTTCATTGATTTTTAAATCGTAACTTTTTGGGTTAGAGTGGATTTTATTAAAAAGCAACTTGGCTTCTTGTATTTTTAAATCCGGCATGATATAAAATTATTTGTAAATCTTTCCGGAAATACATCCTTCGGACTTAATAAATTAGTATTCATCATTTTGCTTTTTCTTAACTTTAAGATCATAGAACATTAGGGATTTAATGTTTTTCACCTATTTTCTCTTATTTAAGAATAAATGCGGTTGCAAAATTAAATAAAATTTTTCAATTTTCTGTAATTTTTGCATATCAGAATACTTTTTTCTGTAGTCTATAGGAGAATCGAACTCCTGTTGCAAGGATGAAAACCTTGAGTCCTAACCACTAGACGAATAGACCAAATTTTGAGGTTGCAAAAGTAGAAATTAACTTTTAAACTTCAAAATTATTTTTTACTATTTATAAACTTTTTGAATGACCGTATTTTTAACTCCTTTAGCTTCAATATCTTTCTGAAGTTTCACAGCATCCTCTAAACTGAAAAGTTTTCCGTAAGTGTAGTAAAAAGTACCGTCTTCCTTGTTTCTTTCAACATCTTTTAGAGTTTGTATGATAAATGAGTTACCATTTAATTTTTCACCTACATAGACTTCAATAGTGTAATAACCTGTGCTTAATTTTTGGTTTGGCATAAATCCAACGGCAAATGCATTTCTGAACCCTGCATCTTTAGCCGTTCTAAGGTTAATATCTTTCACAGAAGCCATATTGGTTACTCCGTAATAGTATTTGTATAGCCCATTCTCTTTGATAGGAAGAATATAATTTAATCCTTTTAAAGCAGGGTCTCCGTCTTTATATTTGGTAGGAGAGCTCATTAATAATATTCTGAAATCGTTCTTTAGTGCAACTTCGGCAGGTTTTTCCGGTTCAGGTTTTTTTGTGGTTGAACTGTATGCTCCTCCGGATTTTCTATCAATCGCTTTTTTATAATCAATGATAGCATTATAAATACTTTGTGCAATTTCATCCTGACCTTTTTCTGATGCCAGATAATGACTTTCTTCTGCATGATTGATGAATCCTGTTTCAATAAGAACCGACGGCATTGCATTCATACGAAGAACGTGTAAGTTTTTTTGGAAAACACCTCTTGAGAATCTTTTATCTTTTTCAACAAAATTTCCTTCTACCAATCCGCCTAAAAGAAGACTGGATTCTAAATATTTACTTTGCTGAAGTTTTAAGGCAATTAATGATTCGGGAGAACTTGCATCATAAGAACCAAACGTCTGTTTATCTTTTTCGTCAAGGAAAATCACATCATTCTCTCTTTTTGCAACTTCTAGGTTGGTATCGTTCTGATCTGGACCTTGTACATAAGTTTCGGTTCCGTAAGCTCCGGATCTTTGTGCGGAATTACAGTGTACTGATACGAAAAGATCTGCTTTGCTCCTGTTTGCAAGGTTGGTTCTGTCCGATAAAGAAGGATATTCATCATATTTACGAGTGTAAATTACTTTAAAGTCCTTATTTCTCTCCAGCATATTACCAATTTTTAACACAACGGCTAGGGTAACATCCTTTTCAGCGATTCTTCCAATGTCTGCGTAGTTTCTATTGGCTCCATGGTCACTTCCCCCGTGTCCGGCATCTAAAACGATGGTAAATTTCTTCTGCGAAAAAATAAAATTACAGACCAGTATTAGGAGAAATGATAAAATTATTTTAAAATTTTGTTTGTGCATCTTACAGTTTTAAAAATTATATTAATTTTGAGCCTGAATTATATACATTATAAATATATACAAAAATTGGTCAAAACCGTCTTCAAAAATATATTACAAATTTCAATTATCCTAATTTTTAACAGTTTTTTAGCACAGCAAACGTCTGAAAAATTGCCTAAAAATGCGGTTAATGATACTATTTCCAAAAAGGATACCATTGTTGTAAAAAAAGAGTCTTTAGATGATATTCTTCAGACTAAGGCAGATAATATCCGTAGAGACTTCCCTAAAAAGATGATTTACCTGAACAAAAATGCTCAGGTGAAGTATCAGGATATGCAGATTGATGCAGATTATATCTCCATAGATGAACAAAAAAGTTTAATGTATGCGAGAGGAAAACAGGATTCTTTAGGAAAAATCATCGAGCCGGTTATTACAACACAGGCAGGGAAAAAATACGAGACCGATCAGTTTCAGTATAACACCAAAACAAAGCAGGCAATCGCTTTTAATGCCCGAACTGAAGAAAGTGAAGGGGTAATTATTGCTCAAAAGACAAAGAAGTACAACGATTCTGTATTTGCAATGAGAAATGCGTTGTATACTACTGATGAATATTTTATCAAGAAAAAAGATACTGCGGCGGATTATCACATGCTTGCTTCCAATATTAAATTAATTAAAACTAAAGAGAAATCTCAGATCATAACGGGACCCATTCAATTATATATTGAGAGAGTTCCGACACCTTTGATCATGCCATTTGCGATCTTACCTTTTTCTGATAAAAGATCTGCAGGTATTTTGATCCCGAGTTTTGGAGAAAGGCAGGATGTAGGTTTCTTTTTAAACGGATTAGGTTATTATCAGCCGATTGGAGAGCATTTTGACCTTAAAGTTTTGGCTGATATTTATACAAAAGGAAGCTGGAATTTAAGACCAGAAATGAACTATCTGAAAAAATACCGCTACTCCGGAAACTTCTCCGCAGATGTCGGAACAATGGTAAGAGGGATCAAAGGTCTTGATGATTATAATAAAAACAGTACCTATAGAATTGCATGGAGACATACGCAGGATACAAAAGCGAATCCTTTTCTAACGTTCTCTGCTTCAGTGGATATCGTAAGTACCAAATTTTATAACAATACGCTGAATAACAACTATATTCTAAATCAGAATGTATTAAATACTCAACAAAACTCAACCGTAACAATCACGAAAAGGTTCTTGAAATTACCTATCACGATCACAGGAACAACTTCTTACTCTCAGAATTTTGCAACAGGGCAGGCTGATCTTCGTTTGCCTCAAATGAATGTTGCGATCAATCAGTTTTATTTATTTAAATCTAAAACAGGGGTAAGATCCGGTTTATTAGAAAATATCACGGTAAATACCGGAATTAATTTAACAAATTTTGTGAGAACCGAGGAAGGCGAGCTTTTCAAAAAAGAAATGTGGGACAAAATGGAAACCGGGCTTAAAAATAACATCGCCTTAGGAACCAACACCACGATTGCAAAATATTTCACATTCAGTTTAGGAGCTAATATTGATAATGCTTTAACGACAAAAACGATCAATAAATTTTATGATCCTATCGCAAATAAAGACGTTACTGAAACTAATAAAGGAATTACGGGATATTCTACATTCTCATCAACAGCAAGTATTCAGACGACGCTTTACGGAATGCTGAAATTCAAAAAAGGATCTGCGATAGAAGCTGTAAGACATATGATGACACCGAGTATCGGGTTTACTTATTCTCCTGATTTTGGAGGTTCAGGTTTCGGATATTATAAAAACTATTATAACGCAACAGGAGCTTTAACTCCATATTCAATTTTTGAGGGAGGTATCGTTGGAAGTCCTTCAAGCGGATTGGTTGGCGCTTTAGGATTCAATATCGGTAACAATATCGAGATGAAGGTTAAATCTAAAAGCGACTCTACCGGAGTGAAAAAGATAAAAATATTTGAATCTTTAAACCTTTCTGGAAGTTATAATTTCGCTGCGAATGATCACCCATGGTCAATCTTTACGATCAACGGACAATCTTCTTTCTTCAATAATAAATTGAACGTTAATACGAGCTTATCTTTAGATCCATATAAAATTGTCTATCTTCCGGGACAAGACACCGGCGGTATCAGAACAGAAGAATTTGGTCACTTTAGTGTACAAGGATTTAATGTTCAGCTATCTTATCCTTTAAGCAGTGAAATTTTTGGAGAAAAAACTGATTACGCTAAAAAATATAAATCAAAGGGTGAGATAAGAAACGAAAATTATTATTTTGATGATGATAATTATGCTCGTTTCGATCAGGCATGGACTTTGAATGTAAATGCAAACTATGCCTATACAAAAAGTGCTGGTAATAGAATTCCGACAAGAATGGCTTCAGTAGGACTTGATGGGAGTGTAAAATTAACTCCTTTCTGGAATATCAACGGAAGTACTCACTACGACATGGTAACGAAAGAATTGGCATATACGAGAATAGGTTTCTCAAGAGATCAGCGAAGTTTTACCATTAATTTTAACTGGGTTCCTTTCGGACAGTATAAAGTGTATGACTTCTTTATTGGTATAAAAGCTAATATTTTAAGTGATGCGCTGAAATATAAAGACAGAAGTTTCACACAGCCAAACTCACCTTTCTAAATATCATATTGATATTTGAATATAAATTTTATATTTGCACCCAAAATAAATTCTAATGAAATCACTGTTGACTCAATTTTCTAAATAGACGAATACAGGAAGTAGTGATTGCATATGATCTTAGTAAAAATAAGTAACTACATATGAAAAAAGTAATCAACACAGTGAATGCACCTGCAGCTATCGGACCTTACTCTCAAGCAAATCTTGCAAACGGAGTACTATATATTTCTGGTCAGATCCCTGTAGATCCTGCAACTGGTAAATTGGTAGAAGGAATTGAAAAAGAAACGCACCAAGTAATGAAAAACCTTGAAGCAATTCTTACTGAAGCTGGAATGACATTTAAAAATGTTGTGAAAGCAAGCATTTTCCTTAAAAGTATGGATGATTTCGCGGTGATGAATGATATTTATGCATCATATTTAGATGCAGAGAGCTTTCCGGCTCGTGAAACTGTACAGGTTTCTTGCCTGCCTAAAAATGTTGATATTGAAATTTCTATGATCGCACACCAGGATTAATGAGCTTTATAAGAAATACATTTGCGGTTTTGATGGGGCTTGCTATCGCGGGGCTTATTATCACTCTTGGTATAAGGGCTTTTCCGCAGTGGGTTACTTTTGAAGCGTTTGCTCCGTTTGAGCATTGGCAGAGGTTTCTTTACAGTATGAAAGATGATGAGGCTTTCTTTGGCTTCCTTTTGTTTATTTCCGGTTTAGGAAGTACTTTTGGAGGGGTAGCAACGGCAATCATTGTGAAGTATGCTAAAGTGGCTTATGCTATTCTTATTGGCTTTATCATGTTGTTTATCGCCATGTTGGATGTTATTATTTTTCCTTATCATCCTACGTTTTATAAAATATCTATTTTCCTTACGTTTTTTCCTTTCGCATGGATCGGAGGCAAGATTGTAGAAGTTATTTATGAACGGAAGAAGAAAAAAAGGATCGCCGATAAAATGAACAATAAATCATAAATAAAAAAACCGCTACAAATTCTGTAGCGGTTTTTCTTTGATATGAAAATGTTTAGTTTTAATTTTTATTAAGGCATTTTAAAACCTTTAGTGTAAATTCTTCCGTATTCATCCACAAATTTCACCTGTACGTTTCCTTGATATTTATCTAATACTTTTTCAACGTCTTTTTGTGAGTTTACAGGCTTACCGTTGATTTCTACTACAATGTAATTGTCTACGATTCCGATCTTGGCCATTTCGCTGCCTTCTGATACGTTTTTAGCAACAACACCGCTCGTCAATCCGTAATCAGTTTTGAATCTTTCGCTTAATGGCTCAAAATCTGCTCCGATTTTTTCTCCTATACTTAAATCAGCTTTTGTTCTTGTAGAAGTTCCTCCTTTTTGATCTTTCAAGGTTACGGTTGTCATATTTTCTTTACCGTTTCTTAGATAAGCAACCTGTACTTTATCACCCGGACGTTTGCTTCCGATAGCGATAGATAAATCAGCGAAATCTGTAACAGCAGAGTTATCAATCTTAGTAATAACGTCACCAATTTTCAGACCTGCATCTTCTGCGCCGCTGCTGTCTCCGAATCCTGTAACGTAAACTCCTGAACCAGACTTGATGTTAGTCTTTTTCTGTTTGTTATAAGCCTGAACCTGCATATCATCAGAAAGATCTAGAGACTGTACCCCAAGGAATCCTCTTTGTACGATTCCGAATTTCTTGATGTCTTCAACAATTTTTCTAGCTAAATTGGACGGAACAGCAAATCCGTATCCTTGATAATATCCTGTCGTAGACTGAATCGCAGAGTTGATACCGATAAGTTCTCCATTTGTATTAACTAACGCTCCTCCTGAGTTTCCAGGGTTAATGGCAGCATCGGTTTGGATAAAACTTTCAATTGGATTGGCTGCTTTCCCCTGACCTCCTAAAATTCCGATTCCTCTTCCTTTGGCAGAAATAATACCTGCTGTAACGGTTGAGTTTAATCCAAGCGGATTACCTACAGCAAGAGCCCATTGTCCAACTTCAATATTGTCAGAGTTAGCAAAATTTAGATAAGGTAATCCCTTTTCTTCAATTTTTAATAATGAAATATCTGTATTCGGATCTGTTCCTACTAATGTTGCGATATAAGATTTTTTGTTGCTTAATACAACTTCTAATTTATTAGCGCCTGCTACAACGTGGTTGTTGGAAATAATATATCCGTCCGGCGAAATAATTACCCCTGAACCCATTCCTGAAGGCATATTGTCAGGTGCTTGTTGTTGGGGCTTTTGTCTTTGTTGTCCTCTTCCGCCTCCTCCGAAAGGATCACCGAAGAAGAAATCGAACAG encodes:
- the rpsT gene encoding 30S ribosomal protein S20 — its product is MANHKSALKRIRQNEVRKVRNRYYHKTARTALKVLRNEEDKAAATEQLPKVISLLDKLAKKNIIHKNKAANLKSKLTKHVNKLA
- a CDS encoding N-acetylmuramoyl-L-alanine amidase, yielding MHKQNFKIILSFLLILVCNFIFSQKKFTIVLDAGHGGSDHGANRNYADIGRIAEKDVTLAVVLKIGNMLERNKDFKVIYTRKYDEYPSLSDRTNLANRSKADLFVSVHCNSAQRSGAYGTETYVQGPDQNDTNLEVAKRENDVIFLDEKDKQTFGSYDASSPESLIALKLQQSKYLESSLLLGGLVEGNFVEKDKRFSRGVFQKNLHVLRMNAMPSVLIETGFINHAEESHYLASEKGQDEIAQSIYNAIIDYKKAIDRKSGGAYSSTTKKPEPEKPAEVALKNDFRILLMSSPTKYKDGDPALKGLNYILPIKENGLYKYYYGVTNMASVKDINLRTAKDAGFRNAFAVGFMPNQKLSTGYYTIEVYVGEKLNGNSFIIQTLKDVERNKEDGTFYYTYGKLFSLEDAVKLQKDIEAKGVKNTVIQKVYK
- a CDS encoding trypsin-like peptidase domain-containing protein, producing the protein MKSTLKKLLPFAVVGVISGATTVGTIQYFGHNSNNEDQGYFKSASNVSFAGMNTAAVGDDFVKAAKTTVPAVVTIKNYQSRASSGGGRASEQDLFDFFFGDPFGGGGRGQQRQKPQQQAPDNMPSGMGSGVIISPDGYIISNNHVVAGANKLEVVLSNKKSYIATLVGTDPNTDISLLKIEEKGLPYLNFANSDNIEVGQWALAVGNPLGLNSTVTAGIISAKGRGIGILGGQGKAANPIESFIQTDAAINPGNSGGALVNTNGELIGINSAIQSTTGYYQGYGFAVPSNLARKIVEDIKKFGIVQRGFLGVQSLDLSDDMQVQAYNKQKKTNIKSGSGVYVTGFGDSSGAEDAGLKIGDVITKIDNSAVTDFADLSIAIGSKRPGDKVQVAYLRNGKENMTTVTLKDQKGGTSTRTKADLSIGEKIGADFEPLSERFKTDYGLTSGVVAKNVSEGSEMAKIGIVDNYIVVEINGKPVNSQKDVEKVLDKYQGNVQVKFVDEYGRIYTKGFKMP
- a CDS encoding RidA family protein produces the protein MKKVINTVNAPAAIGPYSQANLANGVLYISGQIPVDPATGKLVEGIEKETHQVMKNLEAILTEAGMTFKNVVKASIFLKSMDDFAVMNDIYASYLDAESFPARETVQVSCLPKNVDIEISMIAHQD
- a CDS encoding putative LPS assembly protein LptD, whose translation is MVKTVFKNILQISIILIFNSFLAQQTSEKLPKNAVNDTISKKDTIVVKKESLDDILQTKADNIRRDFPKKMIYLNKNAQVKYQDMQIDADYISIDEQKSLMYARGKQDSLGKIIEPVITTQAGKKYETDQFQYNTKTKQAIAFNARTEESEGVIIAQKTKKYNDSVFAMRNALYTTDEYFIKKKDTAADYHMLASNIKLIKTKEKSQIITGPIQLYIERVPTPLIMPFAILPFSDKRSAGILIPSFGERQDVGFFLNGLGYYQPIGEHFDLKVLADIYTKGSWNLRPEMNYLKKYRYSGNFSADVGTMVRGIKGLDDYNKNSTYRIAWRHTQDTKANPFLTFSASVDIVSTKFYNNTLNNNYILNQNVLNTQQNSTVTITKRFLKLPITITGTTSYSQNFATGQADLRLPQMNVAINQFYLFKSKTGVRSGLLENITVNTGINLTNFVRTEEGELFKKEMWDKMETGLKNNIALGTNTTIAKYFTFSLGANIDNALTTKTINKFYDPIANKDVTETNKGITGYSTFSSTASIQTTLYGMLKFKKGSAIEAVRHMMTPSIGFTYSPDFGGSGFGYYKNYYNATGALTPYSIFEGGIVGSPSSGLVGALGFNIGNNIEMKVKSKSDSTGVKKIKIFESLNLSGSYNFAANDHPWSIFTINGQSSFFNNKLNVNTSLSLDPYKIVYLPGQDTGGIRTEEFGHFSVQGFNVQLSYPLSSEIFGEKTDYAKKYKSKGEIRNENYYFDDDNYARFDQAWTLNVNANYAYTKSAGNRIPTRMASVGLDGSVKLTPFWNINGSTHYDMVTKELAYTRIGFSRDQRSFTINFNWVPFGQYKVYDFFIGIKANILSDALKYKDRSFTQPNSPF